The Pseudarthrobacter sp. BIM B-2242 region CCCTGGAAGGAGCAGGCATCGACGCCCGGAAAGACTGGCTGATTGCCGCCGGCTATGGCATCGAAAGCGGGCTGTCCGCTGCGGAAACCCTCTTGGCTCCCGACGCCCCGAACCGTCCCAGCGCGGTGTTTGCCGCCAACGACAACCTGGCCATGGGGATCATCGCAGCCGCGCACCGCCGCGGTATTACGGTCGGAGAGGACCTGGCCCTGGTTGGCTACAACGACATACCGCTCTCGTCACGCCTTTCAATTCCGCTCTCCTCCGTGCGGGTGCCCCTGGACCAGATAGCAGGCAATGCGATCGACCTCATTGTGAACCCGGGTAAGGAACCAAAAATTCGGAAATCCATGCCCACCCTGATACCCCGCCAGTCGAGCGGTACCCCCCGATACTCGGTGCGGTAGGCAGGAGTTTAGGTGTAGCTACCTTGGATTTGTGTCGGGGTTTCGGCCAATGCGTCAAAAATGACACGGCAATTCACTGCTCCGGTCAAGACCGGCTCAAGTCTCCATCAAGGTTGTCAGAGATTCACCCCAATTTCGGATTCCCGGGCTTCCCGGGAATTAGGCTCGGCATTTACGTGAACTTTCAATAGAAAAGGTCGGGCTCAGCGTTGAGCCCTGCCTAATGGGGAAAAGCAATGTCGAACTATCAGACCCTCTTCGGGTCAGCACCTCCTGCCCCTGTGCCCGGGCCGAAGCCGCCCCGCAGGCCTCGGGCTTCAACACTTATCGTTGGCGGCATCACAGCCCTGTTTATGATCATCGGTGGGTTCACGGGCGGTGTCGGCGGTGCACTCGTTTTCCTGGCCGTCGCGGCCGCCCTCACCGGCCTCTACGTTCTGGCCACCGGACGCCGCTCCTGGGCGGGGCTCCCGGCCAAACGCCGGGCCGGAGCCATTGCGCTGGCAGTCTCTTTTGCCCTTTTCATCGGCGGTGCCGCCGCCCTGCCGCGGACGGGTGCGAACGAACTGGAGGCAGCCTCCGCCGACTGGAACGCTGCCCCGGCGACCGCCCCGGCGAGCGCCTCTCAGGAAGGTTTGCCGACGCCGTCGTCCGCTCCCACGGCGCAGGCGACGGGCGCCCCGCTCGATCCCGACACGGCTTACGCCCTGGCGAACGGCACCAGCGCCGAGGCACCGAAGACGCAGCCGGCGTACGCCACGAAGGCGATCGACCTGCTGGCCACCCTGCCCATCAAGGGCCGGGCGCCGAAGACCGGATATGACCGGGCGCTGTTCGGGCAGGCGTGGATGGACGTGGACCGCAACGGCTGCGACACCCGGAATGACATACTCAAGCGCGACCTGACGGCAATCGAGTACACCAACAGCGTGCCCTGCAAGGTCCAGTCCGGCACCCTGGCGGACCCTTACACGGGCACCACCATCAGCTTCCTGCGGGGGAGTGCCACCAGCAGTGCCGTCCAGATCGACCACGTTGTTGCCCTCAGCGACGCCTGGCAGAAAGGCGCGCAGCAGCTGACCACGGAACAGCGGACAGCGTTCGCCAACGACCCGCTGAACCTGCAGTCGACGGACGGCCCCACCAACATAAAAAAGGGCGACGGCGACGCCGCCACGTGGTTGCCGCCGAACAAAGGGTTCCGGTGCGAATACGTGGCGAGGCAGATTTCGGTGAAGGCAACGTACAGCCTGTGGGTCACCCAGGCAGAGCACGATGCGATGGCCAGGATCCTCGCCGACTGCGCCGGCCAGCTGGCACCGACTAATGCGCAGGCGCCTGTTGTCGCGGCGCCCGCGCCTGCCCCGGCTGTGGCACCTGCCCAGGTGCCGCCTGCCCCGGTGGCGCCCGGTCCCGCTCCTGCACCCGTGCCTGTGGTACCCGCCCCTGCTGCTCCCGCTCCGGCCATACCGGCACCGGCCCCTGCAGCGCCGGCCGCCGCTTACTACGCCAACTGCGCCGCAGCGAAGGCCGCAGGGGCGGCACCGATTCTTGCCGGTCAGGCCGGTTACCGCGCGGCCCTGGACCGCGACGCCGACGGCGTGGCCTGCGAAAGCTGACTCTCTTCCATCACCCGTTACAAACTTTTCCAAGGGGGAAAAATGAAAAAGACACTCGCACTGGTTGTACTCACCGGGCTCATGCTCACGGGTTGCGGTGGCACGAAGGAGGCACAGCAGCCGACTGCCGCTGCTGCGGTTGTGGCAGATGCCGTGGCTGTGCCAAGCGTGGTGGGCCTGGCGTTGGACAAAGCGACGGACCAGCTCAAGGATCTTGGGTTCGAGGTCAAGGCTGAGGACATCGTCGACGGCAAAACGATCATGTCAAAGAAGAACTGGCAGGTCATGACCCAGGACCCCGCGGACGGCTCACAGGCCGCCAAGGGCTCTACCGTGAACCTCGGCGTTAAGTCGCTTGAAAAGCTTGAGGCGGAGAAGGCCGCCGCCGACAAGGTGGCAGCAGAGGCGGCTGCTGCCGAGAAGGCAGCCGCAGACAAGATTGCGGCGGAGAAAGCCGCGGCGGACAAGGCCGCAGCAGATCAGGCCGCTGCGCAGCTGGCTGCCGAACAGGCTGCAGCCCAGAAGGCAGCCGAAGCGGCGGCACAGGCGGCGAAGCCGGCACCCGTCGCTCCGGCACCCGCACCCGCCCCTGCACCGGCAGTCCAGGCACCGGCCGCCGCCTACTACGCGAACTGCGCGGCCGCCAAGGCCGCAGGTGCTGCGCCGCTGTACCGCGGTCAGCCCGGCTACCGGGCAGGCATGGATGGAGATTCCGACGGCGTGGCCTGCGAGAAGTAGTCCCAGCCAGCAGGGCTGAACGAGCCCGCCGTCGCGGGGCACATTGACACGGACACGCCGCGGATTGGGCCCGTCCAGGCGCCGGTTCGCCGTCAATGTGCCCCGCGACGGGTGCCCCTGGCAGTGCGCGAAGGCAGGGCGGGCAGCTTTGCGGAACGTGTTGTCACCACGCTCAGGTGGGCCTACGCTATGGCCACGGCCCCACGCCGGGGCCGGCCAGGACCCTCCCTCACGGGGTGCCGGGCACATGCTGGGAATGCCGCGTCCTGGACATCACGGGACAGGAAAGACCATGACCAAGTATCTGTTTGAAGCCAATTATGTGGGCGACGGAATCAAGGGGCTCATGCGTGAGGGCGGCACCAAGCGTCGTGAGGCGCTGACAGAGGCGCTCCGCTCCGTCGGGGGAACTATGGAGTGCTTCTACTACGCGTTCGGGGACGTCGATGTCCTGGGCGTGTTTGAGGTGCCGGCCCAGACGGACGCTGCGGCCCTTTCGCTGATGATCAATTCCAGCGGCTCCGTGGACGTGCGCCTGAAGCCGCTCATGACACCGGAGGACATTGACGAGGCGGCCAAGAAGACCCCGTCATACCGCGCACCCGGGCAATAACCACCCGGGCAGTAACCGCCCGGGAACTGGGCGCGTGCGCGGTTCCAACGGAAATCCGCTCACGCGGCAGGCTCGTAGCCGACAAGCCAGTGAAGCCCATGACGGTCAATGACCTGGCCGTCGGAGGCGCCCCACGGCTTGGGGGAGAGCGGATCGAGCACCGACCCGTCAACGGAGAGTTTGTCGAACCACTCGTGGAGGACCGCTGGCTCAGCGGTTCCCAGCAGCGAAAGCATGATGCCCTCGAGCCGGACCGTTGATTGGCCTTCGGCTGCATCCGATCCCGCCAGGGCCACCACGCCGTCGAGCGTTCCATGGGCTATGGCAGTGGGGTCGCCGTCGCTCCTGCCGAAGTCCTCATACGTGTAGAGGGACAGCTCGCCGCCGAAGACATCCGAGTAGAAGGTCAGCGCTTCGCGCGCCGTTCCCGGGAAAGAGAGATAGACACGGGGCCCCGCCATGCGTCCGCTGGTCACGGGGGTTATGGCGGAGCTCTCCTTGACCCGGTCGATGGTGGCAGCCCAGCCCTCTTGGGTGCCTTCCCGGATGAGCTTTTGCACCTCGTTGATGTCGAGGTGCGCAGCGAACCGGACAGTGAGGACGAGTTCCGTTTCGCTGCCGGCGCCGTTGAGCTGCACCGTGACAACAGGGGCGCCCAGCTCGTTCCCGCCGCCCAGCTCCGGCCAGCCGCCGGCTGCTCCCCAACGGAAGACGAGCCGTTCGTCGGGAACGATCTCCAAGTAGATCCCGCCTGTGGGGTAGCTAAGGTCCTCATTGACCACCATCTGCTGTTTCCACGTTCCCCCAACGCGGAGGTCCACCTCAATAGGCGTGGCGGGTGTGGGCATGTCCGGGTTGTAGAACCAGGCGAGGTGTTCAGGGTCAGTCCATGCTGTGAATACGGCATGCCGGGATGCGGCAATGACCCGGGTTAACGTGAAGCTACGGTCCTGCGTCGGGTAGTCGGTCATCATCTGTCCTCCGGTTCTGTCGGCTCATCGGGGTCGATCCTGCTTTATGGCGGGCCGAGCGTCAAGGAGATGCAGCCGTGCCCTGGAGATCCCGCTCGCTGCCGCAGGCCGCGGTTACTGCCGTTCGCCGGTGGTGGTGCCTGCCGATCCGCAATTCCCGAGACCCTGCGGACCTCGCGGAGCCGCGCCGGAAGGCCGGCAGCTGTTCGGCGGTAGTAGGTGCGCAGCAGCTGGGCTGCGGCGTCGGTATGGTCCTCATCCAGGATGTTAGGAATTGCCATGTATCCCCCAAATCGTTGTGCCGGCCCTCTGAGCCGGAAATCCCGGGAAGTCTATCCGCCGAGAGGGTGCCGTCTGGCCTGCGGAACTGCTTGTGCTGGTTGAACATCAGGCAAATCATTCCGGCAGGCATCAGACCTCGGCGCATTCGCCCTTTGGCATGGACGGGTGGCCGAACAGGACGAAATGCGTCCCGTCGTCCTCCATCACGGCCACGTAGCTTGGACCGAAGATGGCGACGGCGGCCTCGCAGATGGCGATCGCCGCCCTGGCAGGTTCGCTGCCGTCGGCACCGCGAGGGTCAACAAGGCTGGTCCCGATGGTCATTCTGCCGGGTTCGGTTTCCGTGGCGGACCTGATCTGCTTCACCCAGGCCGCGTTGGCGTTCGCCGTTGTGAAGTCCGCGGTCCTGTCGGGATCGATTGCGGACGCAGGCAGCGATTCGGGCGCCGCAGCGGTCTGGCTTGGCGCTGTTGTCCCTGTGGGAGCCGGAGGCGCAGTTGGGCCGTCCGGGGCAGTCCCGGCCGACGACGACGCGCACCCCGTGAGCAGCAGGGCGGCAGCAACCGCGGCGGCGGGCAGGGCGTTGTTCACCGCACGTCCTGCTTCACCAGCACCCGCCGCAGGGCTGTGACCGTCAGCCAGGTGACCAGGGCGCAGGCCCCGGCACCCCAGAGGATGTCCGTCACGGCCACCACGGCGGGGAAATCCTTGAGCACAGCGAACGCCGTCAGGGCCCACGTGGCGTAGGTGAAGAAGCCGAACAGGGCCGCCCCCGTGACGCGCTGCCGCAGCGTTGCCCCGGCGTCGTTGGGCCGCACGCCGTAGTGCACCATCCCGGCCACGAAGATCAGGTAGAACGCAGCGGCACCTGCGGCGTTGGGGCTGGCGGCGATCAGGTGGCCGATCTGGCTCTGGTAGAAGTTGCTCGCCACGAAGCTGATCCAGACGAGGTCCAGGACAGCGAAGATCACAGCGGTGACGGCATAGGAGAGCAGCCAGCGTTTCAGTGCGGGGTTCATGCCTGGGTCCTTTGGTCGGCGTACAGGTTGTCCACGATGTGCCGGGCCCGTTCAGTGAAGGCGCCGCGCTTGAGCTTCATGGTGGGGGTGACGTTGCCGTTGGTCTCGCTGAGATCGGCCAGCAGCAGCACAAACCTGCGCACCTGCTCGGACCGCGCGATCTTCGCGTTGGCGGCACTGACGGCCTTGCCGATGGCGCCGAGGAGCCGGGCGTCCTCGATCTGCACCGCGCCGCCGTCGTCCGGGATGCGCAGGCCCGCGAGATCCGCGATGCCCTCGCGCTCCGCCCAGGCCGCCACGGACTCCGGGTCCAGCAGCACCAGCCCGCCCAGGTACGGCTTGCCTTCACCCACCATCACGGCGTGGGCCACCAGGGGATCTCCCTCCACGTAGCCTTCCCAGATGGCGGGGGAGATGGTCTTTCCGCCGGCGGTGACAATCACGTCCTTGATCCGGCCCTGCAGCGTAAGGCGGCCCCGGTCATCCATCGAGCCGAGGTCGCCCGTGCGGAAGAACCCGTCACTGAAGGCCTCCGCGTTGTCCGACGCGCGCCGGTAGCCGGCGAACACGCCAACGCCGCGGGCCAACACCTCGCCCTGGTCCGAGATGCGCACCGTGGTGCCGGGCATGGGGACGCCCACCGACCCGGCGCTGATGGCTCCGGGCAGGTTCCCGGTCAGCGGGGCCGTAGTCTCGGTCAGGCCGTAGCCCTCGATGACCGGCAGGCCCAGGCCGCGGAAGAAGAGGGACAGCTCGGCGTCCAGCGCCGCGGCGCCGGAGAGCAGGTAGCCCAGCCGGCCGCCCACCAGCGTCCGGAGGCGGGCGTAGAACAGGCGGTCGAACAGCGCCCGCCGGGCACGCAGGCCGAGCGGGGCACGCACGGTTGGATCGGCGTCGTACGCTTCCTGAAACCGGCCCCACTCCACGGCGGTGCGCTGCGCCACAGCCCAGACCCGGCCCAGCTTTTTGGACGCGGCGGCAGCGGCGGCGGACGCCTGGATTTTCTGCAGCACGCGCGGGACCACCACCAGGAAGGTGGGTTTGAGCGCGCCGAGCGCGGGCACCACGTCCCGGGGATCGGACAGGTGCGCGATGCGCATCCCGTTGGCCAGGCAGATCAGCTGCAGGCCGCGCGCCAGCACGTGCGCCATGGGCAGGAAGATGATGGTGTTGCCGCCCTCCCGCACCACGTCCGTGTACGCGGCGGCCACGTTCAGGACCTGCCCCACGAAGTTCCCGTGCGTGATCAGGGCACCCTTGGGCGCGGCGGTGGTGCCGGAAGTGTAGACGATGGTGGCCACAGCATCGAGGTCCGCGAGCAGGCGCCGGTCCTCCACGGCACTGTCCGGAACGCCGGCGCCGAGCAGCACCAGGGCGGCCAGATCCGCTCCCGGGCGGGCGTCCATGGTCCAGACCCCCAGGCCGGGAGTTTCCGCGGCGGCAAACCCCGATTCAAGCAGCACGGCGTGCGCGGCGGTGCCGGCCAGGGCCAGCCGCACCCCGGCGTCGGCCAGGATCGCGTTCACCTGGGGTGCCGCGGACGTTTCGTAGATGGGGACCACGACGGCGGCGGCGAACCACGCTGCCATGTCCGCCAGCGCCCATTCGTAGCGTGTGGGGGACATGATGGCCAGCGAGTCGCCGGGCTGCAGGCCCGCGGCGATGAAGCCTTTGGCCAACGCCCGCACCTCGTCCACGAACTGCCGGGTGGTCACCTGCCGCCACGGGTCGGTGATGGCCGCATCGGGGGCCCGTACCTCGAAGGCAACATGCTCCGGTCTGGTCCGGAACCGGTGCATCAGCAGCTCCGTGGCGTTGCGGTGGCCGGCGGTGGAAACCAGCGGCGGGGAGGTGAACTCGTTCAACGGGCATCTTTCTGCGAAAGGGTGTGAAGGTGGTCCTGCATCTGGAGCAGCATGGCTTCGAGGAAATCCCCGACGACGGCCTGGTGCGCCGGGGGCAGTGCGGTGAGGTAGCTGTTGGTGGCAGTCATAAGCGGCCGGGTGAGGTCCGTGATCCGGGCGGTGGCTGCGGGGGTGATGCTGACATGGACCTGGCGCCGGTCACCGTCGCCCCGGTTCCGGGCCGCGTATCCTTGCGCTTCCAGCCGGCTGATGATGGCCGTGGTGGTGGCGGCGGTGGCACCCAGTTCCGCGGCGAGCGTGCCCACGGTGACCGGGGCGGAGTGTGCGAGTGCGCACAGGGCGCGGTAATCGGTGAGGTTCAGGCCGAGCCGTCGGGCCACCTCACGTTCGGTTTCGTTGGCGAGGGTGTACATGGCCTGCAGCGTGAACGCTGCCGGGTGGACAGGTGCCGTCCCGTGGACCCCTCCTTCTTGCGTTTGCATGTATCCACAGTACTCACATATGTTTGATGTTCAAAAGCGATTGAATAATAGGCTGCCTAGTTGAGTGGCTGTCTAGTTTTGTTGCTTCATAAAGGTTGGAAGGAAGCCGTGATGAAGGAATCGGACCGCAAGGCGCTCGTCATCCTGCCCGTGGTGGTGGTCATCGGGGCGCTGGTGGCTGTGGCCGGCAGCCAGGACGGTGCCGCCGTGGGCGGCTGGCCGCTGTTCGGCCTGGCCGTGGCCGCCGCCTTCCTGATCCAGTGGCTGGTGTTCATCCACGCGTGGAAGGCGCAGACCGAGAAGTATTACGACTTCACCGGCGCCCTGACCTATATCAGCATCACCTTGTTCCTGGTGCTGCTCAGCCCGGACATGGGTGCGCGGGCCTGGCTGCTCGCCGCGATGGTTGCGGTATGGGCGGGCCGGTTGGGGACCTTCCTGTTCCGCCGGGTCAGCAGGCACGGCAAGGACGACCGCTTCGACGAGATCAAGCCTTCGTTCGTCCGCTTCCTGAACACCTGGACCGTGCAGGGGCTATGGGTGGTCCTCACCGCGGCCGCGGCATGGATCGCCATCACCAGCTCCACCCGCGTGGCCCTGGACTGGTGGGCGCTGGCCGGTGTTGTGGTGTGGGCTGTCGGCTTCGGCATCGAGGTTGTGGCGGACAACCAGAAGGGCCGGTTCAAGGCGGACCCGGCCAACGAGGGCAGGTTCATCTCCACAGGCCTCTGGGCCAGGTCCCGCCACCCCAACTACTTCGGCGAGATTGTGCTCTGGATCGGCGTGCTCCTGATCGCCATCCCGGTGCTGCAGGGGTGGCAGTGGGTGGCCCTGATTTCGCCGGTGTTCGTGGCGCTGCTGCTCACCAAGGCCAGCGGCATCCCCATGCTGGAGAAAAAGGCCGAACGGAAGTGGGGCGGGCAGGCCGATTACGAGGCCTACAAGACGAACACCCCGGTGCTGATCCCCAAGCTTAAGTAGCGCCCTGGTGGTGCGGGCCCGCGTTGTCGGGGCCGCCCGCGTTGTCGGGGCCGCCCGCCGGACGCTTCCAGAGCACGACGGCGAGGATCGCCGCCCAGAGCAGGA contains the following coding sequences:
- a CDS encoding DUF1524 domain-containing protein; protein product: MSNYQTLFGSAPPAPVPGPKPPRRPRASTLIVGGITALFMIIGGFTGGVGGALVFLAVAAALTGLYVLATGRRSWAGLPAKRRAGAIALAVSFALFIGGAAALPRTGANELEAASADWNAAPATAPASASQEGLPTPSSAPTAQATGAPLDPDTAYALANGTSAEAPKTQPAYATKAIDLLATLPIKGRAPKTGYDRALFGQAWMDVDRNGCDTRNDILKRDLTAIEYTNSVPCKVQSGTLADPYTGTTISFLRGSATSSAVQIDHVVALSDAWQKGAQQLTTEQRTAFANDPLNLQSTDGPTNIKKGDGDAATWLPPNKGFRCEYVARQISVKATYSLWVTQAEHDAMARILADCAGQLAPTNAQAPVVAAPAPAPAVAPAQVPPAPVAPGPAPAPVPVVPAPAAPAPAIPAPAPAAPAAAYYANCAAAKAAGAAPILAGQAGYRAALDRDADGVACES
- a CDS encoding excalibur calcium-binding domain-containing protein yields the protein MKKTLALVVLTGLMLTGCGGTKEAQQPTAAAAVVADAVAVPSVVGLALDKATDQLKDLGFEVKAEDIVDGKTIMSKKNWQVMTQDPADGSQAAKGSTVNLGVKSLEKLEAEKAAADKVAAEAAAAEKAAADKIAAEKAAADKAAADQAAAQLAAEQAAAQKAAEAAAQAAKPAPVAPAPAPAPAPAVQAPAAAYYANCAAAKAAGAAPLYRGQPGYRAGMDGDSDGVACEK
- a CDS encoding GYD domain-containing protein: MTKYLFEANYVGDGIKGLMREGGTKRREALTEALRSVGGTMECFYYAFGDVDVLGVFEVPAQTDAAALSLMINSSGSVDVRLKPLMTPEDIDEAAKKTPSYRAPGQ
- a CDS encoding VOC family protein yields the protein MAGPRVYLSFPGTAREALTFYSDVFGGELSLYTYEDFGRSDGDPTAIAHGTLDGVVALAGSDAAEGQSTVRLEGIMLSLLGTAEPAVLHEWFDKLSVDGSVLDPLSPKPWGASDGQVIDRHGLHWLVGYEPAA
- a CDS encoding DUF2177 family protein, giving the protein MNPALKRWLLSYAVTAVIFAVLDLVWISFVASNFYQSQIGHLIAASPNAAGAAAFYLIFVAGMVHYGVRPNDAGATLRQRVTGAALFGFFTYATWALTAFAVLKDFPAVVAVTDILWGAGACALVTWLTVTALRRVLVKQDVR
- a CDS encoding long-chain fatty acid--CoA ligase, which encodes MNEFTSPPLVSTAGHRNATELLMHRFRTRPEHVAFEVRAPDAAITDPWRQVTTRQFVDEVRALAKGFIAAGLQPGDSLAIMSPTRYEWALADMAAWFAAAVVVPIYETSAAPQVNAILADAGVRLALAGTAAHAVLLESGFAAAETPGLGVWTMDARPGADLAALVLLGAGVPDSAVEDRRLLADLDAVATIVYTSGTTAAPKGALITHGNFVGQVLNVAAAYTDVVREGGNTIIFLPMAHVLARGLQLICLANGMRIAHLSDPRDVVPALGALKPTFLVVVPRVLQKIQASAAAAAASKKLGRVWAVAQRTAVEWGRFQEAYDADPTVRAPLGLRARRALFDRLFYARLRTLVGGRLGYLLSGAAALDAELSLFFRGLGLPVIEGYGLTETTAPLTGNLPGAISAGSVGVPMPGTTVRISDQGEVLARGVGVFAGYRRASDNAEAFSDGFFRTGDLGSMDDRGRLTLQGRIKDVIVTAGGKTISPAIWEGYVEGDPLVAHAVMVGEGKPYLGGLVLLDPESVAAWAEREGIADLAGLRIPDDGGAVQIEDARLLGAIGKAVSAANAKIARSEQVRRFVLLLADLSETNGNVTPTMKLKRGAFTERARHIVDNLYADQRTQA
- a CDS encoding MarR family winged helix-turn-helix transcriptional regulator codes for the protein MQTQEGGVHGTAPVHPAAFTLQAMYTLANETEREVARRLGLNLTDYRALCALAHSAPVTVGTLAAELGATAATTTAIISRLEAQGYAARNRGDGDRRQVHVSITPAATARITDLTRPLMTATNSYLTALPPAHQAVVGDFLEAMLLQMQDHLHTLSQKDAR
- a CDS encoding DUF1295 domain-containing protein, which gives rise to MKESDRKALVILPVVVVIGALVAVAGSQDGAAVGGWPLFGLAVAAAFLIQWLVFIHAWKAQTEKYYDFTGALTYISITLFLVLLSPDMGARAWLLAAMVAVWAGRLGTFLFRRVSRHGKDDRFDEIKPSFVRFLNTWTVQGLWVVLTAAAAWIAITSSTRVALDWWALAGVVVWAVGFGIEVVADNQKGRFKADPANEGRFISTGLWARSRHPNYFGEIVLWIGVLLIAIPVLQGWQWVALISPVFVALLLTKASGIPMLEKKAERKWGGQADYEAYKTNTPVLIPKLK